The Bactrocera dorsalis isolate Fly_Bdor chromosome 2, ASM2337382v1, whole genome shotgun sequence region AGCCGAGAAATGTCACTGAAGTACGAAAATTCTTAGGTCTCAGTGGCTACTTCCGAAAATTCGTCGCTGGTTATTCCATTATTTCTGAACCATTACGCAAATTGCTACGCAACAACACCGCATTCGCATGGGGACTACAGCAAGAGTCAGCATTCAACGAACTCAAAACCGCATTGTCGTCGAGGCCAACCATAATCAACTACCGCATCGAAGCCGAACACGAACTACATACAGACGCAAGCTCTATCGGCCTTGCAAGCGTTTTGTTGCAAGTCGAGAATGGACAACTGCACCCGATCTCATATTTTAGTCGCTCTACTACAGACAACGAAAAACGTTTCCATAGCTATGAACTCGAAGCATTAGCGattgtggaatcattggaaagaTTCAAATACTACGTATACGAAAAGAAGATCAAAGTTATTACCGATTGCAACGCTTTACGAACAACGATGGAGAAGCGAGAGCTTATACCACGCATTGCCCGATGGTGGTTGAGAATCCAAGAATTCTACATTGAAATTCAACATCGACCAGGAGCTCGTATGGCCCATGTCGATGCGTTTCCAAGATGATTATCGACCAGGCAGATTGGTTGTTTAGTGTTCAGCTACAAGACGAGAAAATAAGAAACATCGTTAACGAAATACAGAATGAGGTGAAGCCAGAATATCCCGATTACGTTGTTGAACTGGGACGCCTATATCGAAAACACGACAACAAACTACTATGGGTTGTTCCAAAGCAATTAAGGTTCCAAATACTGCACGAATGCCACGATAAGGCAGGTCATATGAGCGTTGACAAAACAATGAAACGAATTCTCAATCTCTTCTGGTTTCCTCGAATGCGCAATTACGTAAAGAGCTACATCAACTCATGTGTGGGTTGTGCTTTAAATAAAACCCCTGGCGGACGACGTGAGGGTCGATATCACTACGACAACGTTAAGCCAATACCGTTCACGACCATACACATTGATCATTTGGGTCCGTTCCCAAAAAGTTCAAAACGCAACGAGCATGTGTTGGTAATTGTAGATTCATTTACCAAATTCACAATCCTACGAGCAGTCAAGAGTACCGCAACAAGCCATGTAATTCCGGTATTGCTTGAGATCACGAGCTATCTAGGAATGCCTGAACGTATCATATCCGACCGAGGAACggccttcacttcaaaagcgttccaaaagttttgcgatgaaaaCAGCGTCAAACATATTCTCAACGCAGTGCGGACGCCACGCGCTAACGGACACGCTGAACGAGCAAACCGCGTCATCCTATCCATGCTACTACCTTCTACTGATGACGAAAGACGATGGGACGACAAATTACGTCAAATACAATGGAGCATTAATACCATCCCGAATAAAACCACAGGTTGTACACCATTCCGACTACTTTATGGGTACGTGCCTCGAGACATCCTGCAGAATCAACTTATCCAGGCACTTCAAGACGATGATGTTGACCTGATAAACGACACCGACCTACAGCAACTACGAGTCGACACAGCTCAATGAATAAACGACGTAAGAGCACAAGCCAAGAAGCTATATGACGCAAAGCATAATCAACCGAAGACGTACAACGAAGGTGATCTCGTATTGACTACAAACGAACCAATAAGCTCCGGTACATCACGTAAACTAGAACCACGATTCAGAGGACCATTCATCATCACCAAAGTCCTGCCAAATGATCGTTATGTAATTGAAGACTTACCTCATGCCGAGCGAACGCAACGTCACTACAAAGCCGTATTTGCATCAGATCAACTTAAAACTTGGTGCATGTTACCACCAGATGATCCAGACGACATAGACAACGAAGATGAGAGCACCATGGGCGAGGGCGCCACATTGGGTCAGGAAAGCCGACtgtaagcgatggcaactctgttgcccatcaagtgtcaaataaaataaagcaagtggcagcaaccaaagacacagtcaacgagcaaccgtcagcgagtgagcaacataaacgaaatatttgagaacatccagtaaagttgaataagtgtaacatttttcttatattcacaataaagttttgtattattatatataaatgtttgactgtgcacacgagtacggtgtttctctacatatttatgtcaaatttcatgtcaaaatattcattagtgtttgagatacgtatcgttttgtaagctgctaaaattgagtttttcgttttttgcgatgtcaaaatttgttgagcaaagaatttgcattaaattttgtttacggaatcaattttctgctgcggatacgttgaggatggtgcagaaagccttttgtgatgaggctatgtctaaaaaaattgtttacaagtgctatagtgagttccaagccgaccgtgaacgtgtcgaagacgaagagcgtccagggcgaccatcaccctcaaccgacgaagctcacgttcaacaaatcaaacatttggtgttgaaaaaccgtcgattaacaattagagaccttgttgatgaagttggcatatcgaaaggatcagccaataccattttgaaggatgttttgggcctcaagcgcgtcaaatctcgacaggcgccgaaaacattgaattttttggaaaaaatgcgtcgcgttgaagtgtgtgaaacgatgctttccgactaccagggtgtcatgaaacgtatgacgatgagacttggatctatgcttacgaccccgaaacaaccgatcaatcgagcgtgccaaaagagagccgagaaaaaaaaattgggtcaaagtcgctcaaaaatcaaggtcatgttgactctTTTCTTCGATtctcgtggtgttgtgcattatgaattcttttcaaccggtcaaacagtcaacaaggaatattatttgaacgttatgcgtcgtttgcgtaacgctatccgcctaaacagaccggaattgtggaaagacaattcttggtttttacaccacgataatgcaccatccaacactgccctcgtaattcgtgatcatttcgccaaaaactcaactcatatcgttccgcaaccaccatattcacctgatctggcgccgcgCGATTTCTAGTTGTTCACCAAGcccaaaagaccgctccggggacaccgtttttatacgatagaggagattcaagccgcagcgaagacggaactgaaggccatcccggaaagtgtctacaaccagtgtttcgaagattggaaaatccgttggcataagtgcattgcatcgggaggggattactttaaaggaGATGagattgatttggaagaataaataaagaattttcaaaataaatacaatgtcaccttattttttgggcacagtgatattaggatggagtcatgtgtagaagttcacgcaagtgaggaaagttctctgatcgccattcacttgggagtggccagaaacgattcttttacatatgactgaagcagctcacgacttccggtctttgaccaagtatcctctgggtagcctaagaacatccgatTGAAAATCAACtgtaagcctcggatgagagacccccttttgatgacgaccatggcaaacgaaataacgatttgagggcatgcacctggaatgtccagtccctgaattgggaaggtgccgctgctcagctggttgatgtcctcgtaaagataaaggctgacatcagcgccgtccaagaaatgcgatggacgggacaaggacagagacgagaaggtccttgtgacatctactacagtggccatataaaggcgcgcaagtttggtgttggattcgtggtgggagagagactccgtcgccaagtactatcattcactccggagaatgaacgtctagccacaatccgcatcaaagcaaggttcttcaacatatcgctgatttgcgcccacgccccgacggaagagaaggacaatgtgaccaaagatgctttttatgagtgcttggagcgcacttatgagagatgcccccgccacgatgtcaaaatcgtgctgggcgacttcaacgccagggtgggcaaagaaggtatctttggcactacggtcggtaaattcagactccacgaggaaacatccccaaatgggttgaggctgatcgacttcgccggggcccgaaatatggttatctgtagtactagattccagcataagaagatacatcaagctacctggctgtctccggatcgaaaaccctccaaccagatcgatcatgttgtgatagacggaagacacgtttccagtgttttagatgtgcgtgcgctccgaggtcctaacatcgactcggaccactatcttgttgcagccaaaattcgcacccgcctctgtgcagcaaaacgcacgccaacaaacacaaggaaggttcgacgtcgagaagctgcaatcacaacagacagccgaacgattttctactcgtcttgcactcctgctctgtgagagcactcgtcaacaactcggtataagggaactgtgggacggcatttcaaactccttacgtacagctgcaaccgaaaccattggttttcggaaagtgtaaaagaacagctggtacgacgaggagtgccgcgtcgcagcggagagaaaacaggctgcctacctcgcaacgttacaatcgaccacaacacgtgcgggatgggatagataccgagagttgaagagggaagcgagacgcatttgcagacaaaagaaaaaagaggccgaaatgcgtgagtacgaacaggtcgataagctggccgacaggggtaatgctcgaaaattctacgaaaagatgcggcgactaacagaaggtttcaagaccggagcatactcttgtagaaccccccaaggtgatctagccaccgatgcccagagcatacttaaattatggagggaacacttctccagcctgctgaatggcagtgtacgcacaacaccaggagaaggcgaacccgataccccaattgatgacgatggagcaggcgtcccattgcccgaccatgaagatgttcgaatagcaattgcccgactgaaaaacaacaaagtggcaggggccgatgaattgccggccgagctgttcaaacacggcggcgaagagctgataaggtgcatgcatcagcttctttgcaaaatatggtcggacgaaagtatgcccaacaaTTGGAGTTTCAGTGTGCTAttcccaatccataaaaaaggagaccccacaatctgcgccaacaacCGTGGGAttagtctcctcaacatcgcatataaggttctgtcgagcgtattgtgtgaaagattaaagcccaccgtcaacaagctgattggaccttatcagtgtggcttcagacctggtaaatcaacaaccgaccagatattcaccatgcgccaaatcttggaaaagacccgtgaaaggagaatcgacgcTCACCACCTactcgtcgatttcaaagctgctttcgacagcacgaaaaggagctgcctttatgccgcgatgtctgaatttggtatccccgcaaaattaatacggctgtgtaaactgacgttgagcaacacgaaaagctccgtcaggatcgggaaggacctctccgagccgttcgataccaaacgaggtttcagacaaggcgactccctatcgtgcgacttcttcaatctgctgctggagaaaattattagagctgcagaacttaatcgagcaggtacaatcttttataagagtgtacagctgctggcgtatgccgatgatattgatatcatcggtctcaacacccgcgccgttagttctgctttctccagactgaacaaggaagcgaCCCatatgggtctggcagtgaacgagggcaagacgaaatatctcctgtcatcaaacaaacagtcgtcgcactggcgacttggctcccacgtcactgttgacagtcataactttgaagttgtagataatttcgtctatcttgaaaccagcgtaaacaccaccaacaatgtcagcctggaaatccagtgcaggattactcttgccaacgggtgctacttcggactgagtaggcaattgaaaagtaaagtcctctttcgacgaacaaaaaccaaactctataagtcgctcataattcccgtcctgctatatcatgcagaggcttggacgatgacaacaaccgatgagtcgacgttgcatgttttcgagagaaaagttctgcgaaagatttatggtcttttgcgcgttggccacggcgaatatcgcattcgatggaacgatgaggtgtacgagatatacgacgacatcgacatagttcagcgaattaaaagacagcggctacgctggctaggtcatgttgtccggatggatgaaaacactccagctctgaaagtattcgacgcggtacccgccgcgggaagcagaggaagaggaagacctccactccgttggaaggaccaagtggagaaggacctggcttcgcttggaatatccaattggcgccacgtagcgaagagaagaaacgactggcgcgctattgttgactcggctataatcgcgtaagcggtgtctacgccagtaaagaagaagatatttcacaaatttaccgatattttcaatatttcaagaGCTTGCAATTAGACCGACCGAATACCGAATATGGTTTTTTGGTGCTTTGAATAGATTTGtccgatttggacaatttttggtcatggGGTAGCCTACTTTAAGTGggcaaaatgcaattttttcgcACTGGAATATAAAAATCTCAATATAAGATTATATATCCAATATTACCGATTTACTAGTTTTTAACGTAACCCTATTTGGGCAAAGGGCAgggttataatccgatttcattaattttcacattgtcattatagatttttatttgcttgtggGAGTGGCAGTTTACCGATTATGCTCATCTGTAAACTCGATCTCATTATATAGTATGTTATATaagtatacttatataattccatatctaactcgattaatTTTACGTGATACAAACAACATctaggtgaacaaaactcaTATACTCTGTAGCTacatgttgcaagaatataaaaatttacatgttttttttatttaatccttGACAAGTTGAGATCAAATTatagaaatattcaatattaatattatgagCGGTTGCAATATTGGTAAGTGGGAAATATTAGGCTGCAATTAAACTGGAACATAAAAGCGGAGGGAAAGGAaaagaaataagtaaatgaAATAAGAGGTTAGCGATTGTTGGATCAATTCTGATtgagttaaaaagaaaaattaaacgaGGTAAATATAcgtaagaaaataataatattattatttttttgaaacagtGTTGAATCCATAAGTAAACTAGATTGTGGCACGACATATTTAGGAGCATTAATTTCATAAATAGTaaggtttttaaatatttttatttcttttaactaAAGCTATTGGAATCGGGTTTGCCGGAAGTGCGATACAtcctatatttatttctatgttATTGCCATtttcataatatatattaaattggcTTAATATGTTGGCTactaaaataaaaccaaaaccaCGTACTAAATTCTGCCCAATACATGTTCTTTTTCCTATACTGAATGGtaaaaaatatggcatattttttcttatttgtataacttcgtttttagttttgttaATTGTGTTTCTAAAAGATTCTTCCATTTCCGATTTCTCACAATTCCTTAATACATTCAAGGTTGGCTTCGGTTCGTTTTTCTCAACGGAGTAATCCAAAAACCTTTCTGGTTGGAAACAATTAGGCTTCTTCCAGTACAACTTATTGTGATTTAGGTTGtagttattaataaaaacaatagtgTCTTTTGCAACACCATAACCACATATTACAGTATCTTCAGTCGCCACATGTGGTACTATCGGAGAGGACGAACATCTGAGAACTTCGAATATTGTTGCCATAGTAAAAGGCATAGAATCAATATCATAAAAGCTGATTATTCGCTGTCCTTTACATGAAACTGAATCTGCCTCTAATTGAATTTTCTTGGCAACATTGGGGTGTTTAATCAAATATATCAGAGTAAGCATAACTAAATTTCCAACTGCTGAGTGTCCTCCAATAAAATCTTCTAACATAAACAATATTGTATCGCATGAAAGTTTTTTGTCCTCCATGAGGCTGTTGAGTAAAGCATCCGTAAAATCGTCTTGTGGTTGAGAGGAGTTTAACTCCTCTCTTTTATTAATAAtacgttttaaaataaaactgcgGATAGTAGATGACCAGTGAATTAATTTATTCATGTGGTTTTTGTAGAACGGTGCCAACCATGGTAAGAAGTCAACCGCATATCCTTGGTTTATTTCCCAAAAGATTTCGTCGAAAAAGTCAACTACTTCACAGAAATCATGATCATTATATTCAAAACGCACAGAGCACATGTATTGAAAAAACATGTTTGCACAAGCTCGTTGAACAAACGACTTTATCggtatttgcttattattattaattgtttcatTAAGCTTTTCTATCAGAATTTTTATCTCTGAACATCCAACATTCGACATCTTAATAAAATAAGGAGATGTGTCCCGCGGTGAACAATGTTTTCTCGCTAGATTGCGCCTCTTTTTTTGCAGAATTGACCAATCACAAAGGGCTAGAGCTGGagaattaaaaaaccaaatgaatttttattattattacagtatataatatttacatagatctttagtacataaattatttcaacaatattaaaatgtttaactAGGATTTGGTCATTTTCGGCTAGAGTAAAACTACGTATTATTCTGAACAACATTGACTAAGTGTCGATGAGACTAAAACCGGTCGTTTGTGGTATAAAGTTTTTCACAAGTTGGTAGAGTCCCACCTGCTATaagtgttttctttaaaaataaaaataataatacaataattggCGTTAACTCGCCATAAAAAAGTCAGAAGCACTGAAATTATCCCCTAATGTGATGATTTCCGCTCTGCGTTTGTCATAAAAAGTCTACTTACAGGTGCCAAGAAAAAAGCACGGTAAAATTGGAAGATACGATATATTTGGTTACAGTTAAATTTGCTCTAACTTAGTGgtttcatatatatgtaattagtgtaatttttttgaacaccTGGAAATTATTTCAAGATATGACTATATATTATTACATACTGGTACCGGCATAAGCCTTTGGTACCGAGTTAAGCAAATGGCcgtaaaatagaaaatatcagTAAATTTGTGTGAATTTGTGAAAGGAAGTGCGAATCTTTATATGATAATAATGTGGCCTTATGCTTAAAATGGATAAAGTTGCTTCAGTATTTCctctatatactcgtatgtacatatatccgtcagcatatacataatattgacCCAGTAGCGGATACAGAGGGAGAAAATTTGAAGAGCCAATGCCTTATTAGTCATTTTACTGCTCTTTAAAAATGTGAAGTAAAGGATATATAATCCAGAAATGTgcaattttatttcagaaacaaaattaaagactGCCgccatatttaaatatagtaaataatgCTTTTAGCATTAAAACTGATGCTACAAAGTGTAGCAACGTATGCagattaagtttttaaaaaatccaaGTGCCAAATTTGAAGCGACATTTCTTGATAGAGAACTTGAAGAAAATGCTGCATTAAGCTCCATCTGAGATATATTCGATTGATACATTTTCGGCGCTTTATCTTCCAAGTAGTAAATCTAATCATAGAAGAATTAGTAACTAGAAAAACAAGGAAACAGCGAGAAAAGCAACGATACTCTTCGCAGCAGTgtgcaaatttcaatttataattaGGATTTTTTGCTTATGTGATATTTTATCTCTAACCCATTCACTCAGCGTGATTTTTTAGAAAGAATCAATCGATCTGGTAGATACTTTGCTTGTAACATTCCGAAATCAAAACGCTGAAGAACACTTTCGATCCATTTAACGACACGAAAACAATGGTGGCAGAACTGAAAGTTGTCGAAGAAAAACAAAGAATCTACGCCcgacaaacaaaacaaatttctgCGTGAGAAACTTGCGAAGAATACTACAGGGTCTCAGTGTACATTCCTCTGTTGAATACATTCGCGAAGATTTGAAGGTGCGCTTTTTTAGTTAAGTATTGGATGGACCTCAactgagtttgctgcttccaggaaaagtatttgctttgaaaaccaaaggaatggaaaattttattgactgctcAATAGATAGATTTAAAGAccttttggataatgacaaTGTCGGGCGACGTTTGAGCTAAAAGGTCAACTAGATCACTGGCATTGCCATTGGGGGCAGATAGTCAAAAGATAACAAGTTACCGACGTAGCTATTAAACTGTATAAAGactactatatttaatataataatcttcatgtttcaagtaaatttttatttcttctaccTACAACCCACTCTTCGCcgctcaaaaaataataattctggATCCGCTCTTGTGGTTGCAATCGGGATTAAAGATCATTTAGTAACGAAAATTGATCTCATATGAAACATCTGTATATTCCTAACAGTGTGGCGTACATCTAATAGCTTTTTTTAGTTCGTCCGCCTGTGCAAGCGATAGCTTGACTATCAgttgatgtacatacatatgttgattAATAGTACTTAGCccgaattataaaaaaaaaatattacgagaaattaatttaattcataGCTTAAGCACTTAAAACTATTAGCAAATATATAAGTATTGAGCATCAGAAAATATTATCTTACAATTATTTCTGTCTCCTCCAAAGAGTTGATGGTATCTTATGAAATTGGGTCGTCCTCCGAAAAACTTTCCATTTTGATTAAGTACTTCTTTAATCAAttccaaattatttataacaataCATTTGGTAGCTCCCAGTGTTAACGAATACATACTTCCAAATTGTTTAGAAAGGTCTGTAAGTAATTCCGTAGTAGGCTTTTGGGAAACTAACAAATGTAGATTACCAAGTATTGGCCATGGCAAAGGACCTGGTGCTTGTTGATAAAATTTGGTTTCTTTTGTATGTTCAGTTGTTATCACTTTGATCTtacgaaaatgtttatataatatgAGGAGATACCAAAAACTCATTATTGCAACAGTTAAATAACACAATAAAAGCATTTTCAATGACTGAAAACTAATCCACGTAAGTTTTGAGTTGTGAGCGTATCGTTCCAACTAATAATCTTATCTTAAATGTTTCTAACCACATTGAAGAAAGTAGTGCATACtcaacattttaaattatagaTGTAGCAGTTTTCGCCATTATTtcgtttataaatatgtaaattttatgtcTACATAAATTTGATATCTTAGCTGGTGAATGCATGTGAATTTATGTGCATTCATTATTTTGAACTGAAGCTCAGTAATTATCATATAAAACAGAATACCTTGTAGGGAAAATTATTCCAACTTATACATTAGCACTTGAATATAAAACTTGTGTTTTTGAAACAACACTTAATAGTGatcataattttttactaaattatcaaatgatttatttcaaaaatataattgttcaattcacaacctgtcgtaaagcatcgtaaaatagtaaaattataaaaaacaagtgtaaaaatttataattttacgattttaaataattacatacattttcGTGTAcggaaaattaaaagtaaaaataaattttcatgccATTAATGGGACATACTTCGTGCCTAGtaatcaattaatttaaacaattgtTAAAAATGGGTTGGATCGGCGAAAAGATCGAATATATTGATTATCGTACGTATAGTATGGTCATCATCTCATGTGTAGCGCACTTTAGATATATAaactatgtgtatgtatgtatgtaatcgcACATATTCAAACAAAGAGTTTTATctgattttgtattaaaatacagTGGCACCTCATTAGTAATTTATAGTATAATGGACGATGAGAGGACATATGAGAACCTGATTATTGTTATCTGATCGCCACAGCATTCTATGCAATGCTTGATTAAACATGTTGTTATGCTGGTAATGATGAGCAATCCATAAAAAACAACATTACTATCAAGTGATGTTTCAACATTTTACAGATCTTATCCCTCTAAATTTGTTAGACCGAAGAGCGGCAAAATAcataaggggtattctcttgctcttgcaaaacccggtgcacggtgcaagaattgcagatttacaacggcacaacaaaaaacacacgcagaaaaatatttgcaagggctgtaaaatatgtcagaccaaaacccatgtatatttgcgtgcaatgtcacgcaaaaataaaattgccaccctgttgtagttgccattttacataaagacatattacctcgttaaattgttgagaaaggtaaaatttaattagattttataatttctatttaaataataaagttttgttacagttttttttgttaaaaatgtatgcaattgGACCAATTCATAGTAGCGCCAATTCACagtagccatgcacaatagtcatttacaataaattgactgaatcagtcgctcatatatcactagattctgcaatgggtgctctcgtgcccttgtatatttcggtgtagtatttttgcaatcagcaatcttgcaagagcaagagaatacccctatactctttaaataaataagtagaggaagggctaagtttgggtgtaaccgaatattttatagaatCGTAACTTGCAATGAACAAAGCTAAAGAAGTGTTTAACATTAATCATTCGACGaaatcaaatttggtattttattaagttattaGCTGCCACGGCAAACGTTGTTTTGTCGTATACGTTACTTCTAGGAAATATGTTAAAATACATCTAATATTATAAGTTTGGtgggatgaaattataattgaaatacGAATGAAGATTTGTAGACAATTAAAGTATGTTTTATTTAGCTAATTAATTATCCTTTATTAaagtatgcaaataaaaaaaatatattgaattacaGTTATTGATAGCTATCTTCTTCTTtcctgacgtagacaccgcttacgcgattatagccgagttaacaacagtgcccaagtcgtttttttttgcaatttggcTCCAATTCGATATActaagtgcagccaggtcttcttccacctgatctctctaccggagtagaggtcttccttcTCATTTCCGGAATGTTTTCGTgaattcggacgacatgacctagccagcgtagctgcaaTGTCATCTCcgctccgcagggttgtgcgctgggtttcggacccgccatgtaaaaaacgtacccaatgaaaagaaacaacaagcctcggatgagtgacccctcTTTGGCAAACGAATTGaggaaagcagctttgaaattgacgaaggggtggtgtgtgtcgattctgtTTTCACAGGTGTTTTCCAAGATTAGGCGCACAGTGAATATCTAGTcacttgttgattttccaggtctaaagccacactgataaggtccaatcagttcgttgacggtggtctgtagtctttcacacaatatgctcgataaaaccttatacgcgatgttgaggaggctt contains the following coding sequences:
- the LOC105225301 gene encoding cytochrome P450 307a1 encodes the protein MLLLCYLTVAIMSFWYLLILYKHFRKIKVITTEHTKETKFYQQAPGPLPWPILGNLHLLVSQKPTTELLTDLSKQFGSMYSLTLGATKCIVINNLELIKEVLNQNGKFFGGRPNFIRYHQLFGGDRNNSLALCDWSILQKKRRNLARKHCSPRDTSPYFIKMSNVGCSEIKILIEKLNETINNNKQIPIKSFVQRACANMFFQYMCSVRFEYNDHDFCEVVDFFDEIFWEINQGYAVDFLPWLAPFYKNHMNKLIHWSSTIRSFILKRIINKREELNSSQPQDDFTDALLNSLMEDKKLSCDTILFMLEDFIGGHSAVGNLVMLTLIYLIKHPNVAKKIQLEADSVSCKGQRIISFYDIDSMPFTMATIFEVLRCSSSPIVPHVATEDTVICGYGVAKDTIVFINNYNLNHNKLYWKKPNCFQPERFLDYSVEKNEPKPTLNVLRNCEKSEMEESFRNTINKTKNEVIQIRKNMPYFLPFSIGKRTCIGQNLVRGFGFILVANILSQFNIYYENGNNIEINIGCIALPANPIPIALVKRNKNI